A single genomic interval of Trinickia acidisoli harbors:
- a CDS encoding integrase catalytic domain-containing protein, whose protein sequence is MVIDMNTTRLETIGQVREFLAGVCDVELHVVQDEAERRRFVERTLRWFGYFRRSRGERGLLFAYVQRVSGYSRAHVIRLIAQYRESGTLEQRERGTRTQFPRRYTDEDVALLVELDSLHDTLSGAATRALARRACQVYGDARYERLSHISVSHLYNLRAGQAYRQRRLTWTKTRPSPVQIAVRKAPAPEGLPGYIRIDTVHQGDQDGVKGVYHVNAVDIVTQWEVVAAVERISEAYLLPVIALMLQSFPFVVRGFHSDGGSEYINRDVAGLLEKLRIEFTRSRPRQTNDNALAECKNGAVVRKLIGYGHIPQRHAAAINRFHEQALNPYLNFHRPCYFAVDTVDARGRIRKSYPSERIMTPWDRLRSIPDFEQYLKPGVTAQTLSDTAMAMTDSQAAQQLQDMRRNLFASFRRKRA, encoded by the coding sequence ATGGTGATCGACATGAATACGACAAGGCTGGAGACGATCGGGCAAGTCCGGGAGTTCCTGGCGGGGGTCTGCGACGTTGAGCTGCACGTCGTTCAGGACGAGGCTGAGCGACGACGGTTCGTTGAGCGCACGCTGCGTTGGTTCGGCTATTTTCGGCGGTCTCGCGGTGAGCGCGGGCTGCTGTTCGCCTATGTGCAGCGGGTCTCGGGCTACTCACGTGCCCACGTCATTCGACTCATTGCGCAGTACCGCGAGAGCGGCACGCTCGAGCAGCGTGAACGCGGCACGCGCACCCAATTCCCACGTCGCTACACGGACGAGGATGTCGCCTTGCTGGTCGAACTGGACAGCCTGCACGACACGCTCTCGGGGGCGGCCACGCGGGCGCTGGCGCGGCGGGCCTGCCAGGTGTATGGCGATGCGCGCTACGAACGCTTGTCGCACATTTCCGTGTCGCACCTATACAACTTGCGCGCGGGCCAGGCGTACCGCCAGCGGCGCCTCACATGGACGAAGACGCGGCCCAGCCCGGTGCAGATCGCCGTGAGGAAGGCGCCGGCGCCTGAAGGCCTGCCCGGTTATATCCGTATCGATACGGTCCATCAAGGCGATCAGGACGGCGTCAAGGGCGTCTATCACGTCAACGCGGTGGACATCGTCACGCAATGGGAGGTCGTGGCCGCTGTCGAGCGCATCAGCGAGGCGTACCTGCTGCCGGTCATCGCGCTGATGCTCCAGAGTTTTCCGTTCGTGGTGCGCGGCTTTCACTCTGACGGTGGTAGCGAGTACATCAACCGCGACGTGGCTGGCCTGCTCGAGAAGTTGCGCATCGAGTTCACCCGCTCACGCCCGCGCCAGACCAACGACAACGCACTGGCCGAGTGCAAGAACGGCGCGGTCGTTCGCAAGCTCATCGGCTATGGGCACATCCCGCAGAGGCATGCCGCGGCGATCAACCGCTTCCACGAACAGGCGCTCAATCCGTACCTGAACTTCCACCGGCCCTGTTACTTCGCCGTGGACACGGTGGATGCACGTGGGCGCATCCGCAAGAGCTACCCGAGCGAGCGGATCATGACGCCGTGGGACCGGCTGCGCTCGATCCCGGATTTCGAGCAGTACCTCAAGCCCGGCGTCACCGCCCAGACCCTTAGCGACACTGCCATGGCCATGACCGACTCCCAGGCCGCCCAGCAGCTTCAGGACATGCGCCGCAACCTGTTCGCCTCGTTTCGTCGCAAACGAGCCTGA
- the leuB gene encoding 3-isopropylmalate dehydrogenase, with protein sequence MKIAVLPGDGIGPEIIKEAVKVLNALGEKFEMEEAPVGGAGYEAKGHPLPDSTLALAKEADAILFGAVGDWKYDSLERALRPEQAILGLRKHLQLFANFRPAICYPQLTGASSLKPEIVSGLDILIVRELNGDVYFGTPRGTRNAPDGTFEGAREGFDTMRYSEPEVQRIAHVAFQAARKRGKRVTSVDKANVLETSQFWRDVMIDVAKQYPDVELSHMYVDNAAMQLVKAPKSFDVIVTGNLFGDILSDQAAMLTGSIGMLPSASLDKSNKGLYEPSHGSAPDIAGKGIANPLATILSAAMMLRYSLNKAEQADRIEKAVQKVLEAGYRTGDIATPGGRQVGTVEMGDAVRAAL encoded by the coding sequence ATGAAAATCGCAGTGCTCCCCGGTGATGGCATCGGTCCGGAAATCATCAAGGAAGCGGTCAAGGTACTGAACGCGCTCGGCGAGAAGTTCGAGATGGAAGAGGCGCCCGTCGGCGGCGCCGGGTACGAAGCGAAGGGTCACCCGCTGCCCGATTCGACGCTCGCTCTTGCCAAGGAGGCCGACGCAATCCTGTTCGGCGCCGTGGGCGACTGGAAGTACGATTCGCTCGAGCGCGCGCTGCGTCCCGAGCAAGCGATCCTGGGGCTGCGCAAACATCTGCAGTTGTTCGCCAACTTCCGTCCGGCCATTTGCTATCCGCAATTGACGGGTGCTTCCTCGCTGAAGCCGGAGATCGTGTCGGGGCTCGATATCCTGATCGTGCGCGAGCTCAACGGCGACGTCTACTTCGGCACGCCGCGCGGTACGCGCAACGCACCCGACGGCACGTTCGAAGGGGCGCGCGAAGGCTTCGATACGATGCGTTATTCGGAGCCCGAAGTGCAGCGGATCGCGCACGTTGCGTTTCAGGCGGCGCGCAAGCGCGGCAAGCGTGTGACGTCGGTCGATAAGGCGAACGTACTCGAGACGTCGCAATTCTGGCGGGACGTCATGATCGACGTCGCGAAGCAGTATCCGGACGTCGAACTCTCGCACATGTACGTCGACAACGCGGCCATGCAGCTCGTGAAGGCGCCGAAATCGTTCGATGTCATCGTGACGGGCAACCTGTTCGGCGACATTTTGTCCGACCAGGCCGCGATGCTCACGGGCTCGATCGGCATGCTGCCGTCGGCTTCGCTCGACAAGAGCAACAAGGGGCTTTACGAGCCTTCGCACGGGTCGGCTCCCGATATCGCCGGCAAGGGCATTGCCAATCCGCTCGCGACGATCTTGTCGGCCGCGATGATGCTGCGCTATTCGCTGAACAAAGCCGAGCAGGCCGACCGAATCGAGAAGGCCGTGCAAAAGGTGCTCGAGGCTGGCTATCGCACGGGCGACATCGCCACGCCGGGCGGCCGTCAAGTGGGCACGGTGGAAATGGGCGACGCGGTGCGCGCGGCACTCTGA